The Tistrella mobilis genome window below encodes:
- a CDS encoding F0F1 ATP synthase subunit gamma — MSGRLHDVEARIGTVRQLEAIVTAMRGIASVRAREARERIQAVRAHAGIVGRAIGDALAMQSGHDVGTVLRRVVPMRTALLVVTPDQGFVGGLPDRLLDRAMEVAGSGPVDLMIVGDRGLMLAGVRGLDIAWSVPMSAHVDDVPALADHVAGALYDRLEAGRVRQLAVVHGAPSAGGEGNTVEIIHRQLVPFDFSRFPVTGRRSAPLTTLPAADLLHGLAAEYVFAELCEVLLLAYAAENTARMTAMIAAKTGIERRREDLTNLARRIHQDEITDEIIELATGGMAVGRNGA, encoded by the coding sequence ATGAGTGGCAGGCTCCATGACGTCGAGGCGCGGATCGGCACGGTCCGCCAGCTGGAGGCGATCGTCACCGCCATGCGCGGTATCGCATCGGTTCGGGCGCGCGAGGCGCGGGAGCGGATCCAGGCGGTACGGGCGCATGCCGGCATCGTCGGGCGTGCAATCGGCGATGCTCTGGCGATGCAGTCCGGCCATGATGTCGGCACCGTCCTGCGGCGTGTGGTGCCGATGCGCACCGCCCTTCTGGTCGTCACCCCCGACCAGGGTTTTGTGGGGGGGCTGCCCGACCGATTGCTCGACCGTGCGATGGAGGTTGCCGGGTCAGGTCCGGTCGATCTGATGATCGTGGGTGATCGCGGCCTGATGCTGGCGGGGGTGCGTGGGCTCGATATCGCCTGGTCCGTGCCGATGTCCGCCCATGTGGACGACGTACCGGCCCTGGCCGATCATGTGGCCGGTGCCCTCTATGACCGTCTTGAGGCCGGACGGGTGCGGCAGCTGGCGGTTGTGCACGGCGCCCCCTCGGCCGGGGGAGAGGGCAATACCGTGGAGATCATCCACCGCCAGCTGGTGCCATTCGATTTCTCGCGTTTCCCGGTGACTGGCCGCCGATCGGCACCGCTGACCACTCTGCCGGCCGCCGATCTGCTTCACGGGCTGGCTGCGGAATACGTCTTTGCAGAACTCTGCGAGGTGCTGCTGCTCGCCTACGCGGCCGAGAACACCGCCCGCATGACTGCCATGATTGCGGCGAAGACGGGTATCGAGCGTCGGCGCGAGGATCTGACCAATCTCGCACGCCGGATCCATCAGGACGAGATCACCGACGAGATCATCGAACTGGCGACCGGCGGGATGGCGGTGGGGCGAAACGGCGCCTGA
- a CDS encoding ABC transporter ATP-binding protein: MIVFERVSKFHGSRAAVEDLSFTVPEGEICALVGPSGSGKSTTLRLVNRLIEPDAGRITLGRTDIAGLEPVALRRRIGYVIQSIGLFPHWTVARNVATVPVLLGWPRDRIRARVDELLDLVGLDPAEFGGRHPHELSGGQQQRVGVARALAADPEVLLMDEPFGALDPVTRDEIQTELQRIQAATGKTIVIVTHDVDEAIRLAHRIAILRDGRLVQIDRPAALLARPADDFVREFVGGPLAGLRMLRTRTVAERIEAGADVPDGPVLHPEMPLDLALGAMVAARAERLAVADASGRKLGVVTLGGLVAG; encoded by the coding sequence ATGATCGTCTTCGAAAGGGTGAGCAAATTCCACGGCAGCCGGGCCGCGGTTGAAGATCTCTCCTTCACCGTACCCGAGGGGGAGATCTGCGCGCTGGTCGGGCCCTCGGGTTCGGGCAAGTCCACCACGCTGCGCCTGGTCAACCGGCTGATCGAGCCCGATGCCGGCCGGATCACGCTCGGTCGCACCGATATCGCCGGGCTGGAGCCCGTCGCGCTGCGCCGCCGCATCGGCTATGTCATCCAGTCGATCGGGTTGTTTCCGCACTGGACGGTGGCGCGCAACGTCGCAACCGTGCCGGTACTGCTCGGCTGGCCGAGGGATCGGATTCGGGCGCGGGTCGATGAGCTCCTCGATCTGGTCGGGCTGGACCCGGCGGAGTTCGGTGGCCGTCATCCGCATGAACTCTCAGGCGGCCAGCAGCAGCGTGTGGGTGTTGCCCGCGCGCTGGCCGCCGATCCCGAGGTTCTGCTGATGGACGAGCCCTTCGGTGCGCTCGACCCCGTCACCCGGGACGAGATCCAGACCGAGCTGCAACGCATCCAGGCCGCCACGGGCAAGACGATCGTGATTGTCACCCATGATGTCGACGAGGCCATTCGCCTCGCCCATCGCATCGCCATCCTGCGCGATGGCCGGCTGGTGCAGATCGATCGCCCGGCCGCCCTGCTTGCCCGGCCGGCGGATGATTTCGTGCGGGAATTCGTCGGCGGCCCGCTCGCCGGCCTCCGCATGCTCCGCACCCGAACCGTCGCCGAGCGGATCGAGGCCGGCGCCGATGTCCCCGACGGGCCGGTCCTGCATCCGGAGATGCCACTGGATCTGGCGCTGGGCGCCATGGTGGCTGCCAGGGCGGAGCGGCTGGCGGTGGCCGATGCGTCCGGTCGGAAGCTCGGGGTGGTGACCCTGGGCGGGCTGGTGGCAGGATGA
- a CDS encoding phosphate transport regulator: MEKTGVVDALGQVQLLLPAWITTALAANDRLKLYLSILQAARHRATGPGATPVDLTREAAAAGIDGAWASEAVATATPDADGVHLPDLPRLRQLLVQDLKLMARPLIDGGHDTAGAYAGRVTSWAARLDGMEGNRLEDDMLTALTAGRDTAPDGFHPLVMDLHKSLNRLATELADEQIDGAHVWAIADADRPRIAAFMRGINRTRPLKFDHPGLETAATRDGARLLIQNDIGTNDAHVLVVQVQDLRITLTYSDLHRQRFAFFQGMLSAIGALWSDSESRRTRGLNAGEAYHVGTAVFDCADEAALLGALEGLAARIVFLIDWNRARKRLAPFVSKLDAIAVLTEAATREAGHMAWLVAGGPDLVHGAMQAVGPEYFRIGDRLDDIMGRTAAMAFLVELMVRAKDALLRNQPAGVVADDARVMLLAHLRHQVSEFEALADHAGFCHALAEGVRDGLIHGLEHDAAAATAFADRAKTWERQADELVMRLREQAGRQPHRLPMLRLIERADDVADALEEGAFLLSVIAEGHDRGWTPEVRDVLRRLAETTLTAAQDHVRALAIARSLGPDGTADDHEELVAVLWRIVGAERAADQLLRDVRRVLARHLTDAATLNLATDFAAALELATDALLITGYGLRDLAFSRMGAGA, encoded by the coding sequence ATGGAGAAGACCGGGGTCGTCGACGCGCTCGGCCAGGTGCAGCTGTTGCTGCCGGCCTGGATCACCACCGCTCTTGCGGCAAATGACCGGCTGAAGCTGTATCTGAGCATCCTGCAGGCCGCCCGACACCGGGCGACCGGGCCTGGCGCCACCCCTGTGGACCTGACGCGCGAAGCGGCTGCCGCCGGCATCGACGGCGCCTGGGCGAGTGAGGCGGTCGCGACCGCCACCCCCGACGCCGACGGCGTGCATCTGCCGGATCTGCCCCGGCTGCGGCAGTTGCTGGTCCAGGACCTGAAGCTGATGGCCCGACCGCTGATCGACGGCGGGCATGACACAGCAGGGGCCTATGCCGGGCGGGTCACAAGCTGGGCAGCCCGGCTGGACGGGATGGAGGGGAACCGGCTGGAAGACGACATGCTGACCGCGCTGACCGCCGGTCGCGACACCGCCCCCGACGGCTTCCATCCGCTGGTGATGGACCTGCACAAAAGCCTGAACCGTCTGGCGACGGAGCTGGCAGACGAGCAGATCGATGGTGCCCATGTCTGGGCCATTGCCGATGCCGACCGGCCGAGGATCGCAGCCTTCATGCGCGGCATCAACCGTACCCGGCCGCTCAAATTCGATCACCCGGGACTGGAGACCGCCGCCACCCGCGACGGCGCGCGCCTGTTGATCCAGAACGATATCGGCACCAATGACGCCCATGTCCTGGTGGTCCAGGTTCAGGACCTGCGGATCACGCTGACCTATTCCGATCTCCACCGGCAGCGTTTCGCCTTCTTCCAGGGCATGCTGAGTGCAATCGGCGCCCTGTGGTCGGACAGCGAAAGCCGCCGGACCCGCGGGCTCAATGCCGGAGAGGCCTATCACGTCGGCACCGCAGTTTTCGACTGTGCCGACGAGGCGGCGCTGCTTGGCGCACTGGAAGGGCTGGCCGCGCGGATCGTGTTCCTGATCGACTGGAACCGGGCACGCAAGCGGCTGGCCCCCTTCGTCTCGAAGCTCGACGCGATCGCCGTCCTCACCGAGGCGGCGACGCGCGAGGCGGGGCACATGGCCTGGCTGGTTGCGGGCGGGCCCGATCTGGTCCATGGCGCAATGCAGGCTGTCGGACCCGAGTATTTCCGCATCGGCGACCGCCTCGACGACATCATGGGACGCACGGCCGCGATGGCCTTTCTGGTTGAGCTGATGGTTCGGGCGAAGGATGCGCTGCTGCGCAACCAGCCGGCCGGCGTGGTGGCGGATGACGCCAGGGTGATGCTGCTGGCTCACCTTCGCCACCAGGTCAGCGAATTCGAGGCGCTGGCCGACCATGCCGGCTTCTGCCACGCCCTTGCCGAAGGTGTCCGGGACGGGCTGATCCATGGCCTGGAGCACGACGCGGCCGCCGCGACCGCTTTTGCCGATCGTGCCAAGACCTGGGAACGACAGGCCGACGAACTGGTCATGCGCCTGCGCGAACAGGCAGGCCGCCAGCCCCATCGCCTGCCGATGCTGCGGCTCATAGAGCGGGCCGACGATGTCGCCGACGCCCTGGAAGAGGGGGCCTTCCTGCTGTCGGTCATCGCCGAAGGGCATGACCGGGGCTGGACGCCGGAGGTCCGCGACGTGCTGCGGCGGCTGGCAGAGACAACATTGACCGCCGCCCAGGATCACGTCCGTGCCCTGGCCATCGCACGCAGCCTGGGCCCTGACGGCACGGCTGACGATCATGAGGAACTGGTGGCGGTTCTGTGGCGGATCGTCGGTGCCGAACGCGCCGCCGATCAGCTGTTGCGCGACGTCCGCCGCGTCCTTGCCCGCCACCTGACCGACGCGGCGACACTCAACCTCGCCACCGATTTCGCCGCTGCCCTGGAACTCGCGACCGATGCCCTGCTGATCACCGGCTACGGGCTGCGCGATCTGGCCTTCAGCCGTATGGGAGCCGGAGCATGA
- a CDS encoding ATP synthase subunit I, which yields MNAFPIGTLSALASDLPALVLALAAGLIAGGGFFLLLRRNTGLFATGRIGLAVTMQIARFTVLVPVLVLAAREGAGPLLAAALGVVIARRMVVGRARRQSVAMLPDGGRSS from the coding sequence ATGAACGCCTTCCCCATCGGCACTCTTTCGGCCCTGGCCTCCGATCTGCCGGCCCTTGTCCTGGCGCTTGCGGCAGGGCTGATCGCCGGGGGCGGGTTTTTCCTGCTGCTCCGGCGCAATACCGGCCTGTTTGCCACGGGCCGCATCGGTCTTGCCGTTACCATGCAGATCGCACGCTTCACCGTTCTGGTTCCGGTTCTGGTCCTGGCCGCCCGCGAGGGCGCGGGGCCGTTGCTCGCCGCAGCGCTCGGCGTCGTGATCGCGCGACGCATGGTCGTCGGTCGGGCGCGCCGTCAGTCTGTCGCCATGCTTCCCGACGGGGGGCGGTCATCGTGA
- a CDS encoding F0F1 ATP synthase subunit A: MIGSPLETPIAFHLGPVPIATPVLVTWGIMILLTGGSWMLTRRLELLPGRMQAALEFVVDAIDGQIRETMRVEPARFRALIGTLLVFILTANWSSLVPGVEPPTAHIETDAALAGIVAVSVIVFGIRAQGLRGYLKTFAEPSLVMVPLNLVEQITRTFSLVIRLFGNVMSGVFVIGIVLSLAGLLVPIPLMALDLLTGAVQAYIFAVLAMVFIASGLEGEGGSPSSPGQTSTISSSPDRGPAS; this comes from the coding sequence GTGATCGGCTCACCGCTCGAAACCCCGATCGCGTTCCATCTGGGGCCGGTCCCGATCGCAACGCCGGTGCTGGTCACCTGGGGCATCATGATTCTGCTCACCGGCGGTTCCTGGATGCTGACCCGGCGGCTGGAACTGCTGCCCGGCCGCATGCAGGCCGCGCTCGAATTTGTGGTTGACGCCATCGACGGCCAGATCCGCGAGACCATGCGGGTCGAGCCTGCGCGTTTTCGCGCACTCATCGGTACGCTGCTGGTATTCATCCTGACCGCCAACTGGTCGTCGCTGGTGCCGGGGGTCGAACCGCCCACCGCTCATATCGAGACCGATGCGGCCCTTGCCGGGATCGTCGCCGTGTCGGTCATCGTCTTCGGCATCCGGGCCCAGGGATTGCGCGGCTATCTGAAGACCTTTGCCGAACCCAGCCTGGTGATGGTGCCGCTCAACCTGGTCGAGCAGATCACCCGTACCTTCTCCCTGGTCATCCGTCTGTTCGGCAATGTCATGAGCGGCGTGTTTGTCATCGGGATCGTGCTGTCGCTCGCAGGACTTCTGGTACCGATCCCGTTGATGGCGCTCGACCTGCTGACCGGAGCGGTGCAGGCCTACATCTTCGCCGTGCTCGCCATGGTGTTCATCGCCTCCGGGCTGGAGGGCGAGGGTGGTTCACCGTCGTCACCTGGCCAGACCTCCACCATTTCCTCCTCCCCTGACCGCGGACCTGCATCATGA
- a CDS encoding PEP/pyruvate-binding domain-containing protein, with translation MRHESMAGLSTSIPVIQPGAALAEDASAASLGNKAFNLARMAALGLPVPPGFVIGTAWCARADEVGPALWRPALTRLEEATGRRLGDPRRPLLLSVRSGAPVSMPGMMETLLNIGLSDATVDGMLRLTGHPRLVWDAYRRLVAGFGEVVAGIDPSVFDADLDAIRGSVPERALDFDALRRLTRRHLDTYARAAGTAFPQDPADQLQAAIQAVFRSWQAPKAQSWRALHAIADSMGTAVTVQQMVFGNAGGLSGAGVGFTRDPTTGMRGLWVDFLFNAQGEDVVAGRRSAEGHEALSAAAPHLWAELVAAAARLEQAFGDMQDIEFTIEDGRLFLLQTRDGKRTPLAAARIALDLLDEGLIDTRTARDRLRSLDRASLAERVIATADGVAAEPIARAASASAGVASGPIALDETQVEAARARGDIPILVRRDAETRDVAALDRAAGLLTMRGARTSHAAVVARQLGKVCLVGCGELMIDEASGRVVIGGRVFGTGSLITLDGNTGAVHAGAVEVVTREPEDLLARIATTLAAD, from the coding sequence ATGAGGCACGAGAGCATGGCCGGGCTTTCCACTTCCATCCCCGTCATTCAGCCGGGGGCCGCCCTTGCCGAAGATGCGAGCGCAGCCAGCCTGGGCAACAAAGCCTTCAATCTGGCCCGGATGGCGGCGCTGGGCCTGCCGGTTCCCCCTGGCTTCGTGATCGGCACGGCCTGGTGTGCCCGTGCGGATGAAGTCGGGCCAGCCCTGTGGCGACCGGCGCTCACCCGGCTGGAAGAGGCGACGGGCCGCAGGCTGGGCGATCCGCGCCGGCCGCTACTGCTTTCCGTGCGCTCCGGTGCGCCGGTATCGATGCCGGGCATGATGGAAACCCTGCTCAACATCGGACTGTCGGACGCGACCGTCGACGGCATGCTCAGGCTGACCGGGCATCCGCGGCTCGTCTGGGACGCCTATCGTCGGCTGGTTGCGGGCTTTGGGGAAGTGGTGGCGGGTATCGATCCCTCCGTCTTCGATGCCGATCTGGATGCGATCCGCGGTAGCGTGCCCGAGCGGGCGCTTGATTTCGACGCCCTGCGCCGGCTGACCCGCCGGCACCTCGACACTTATGCCCGGGCTGCCGGCACGGCCTTCCCACAGGATCCCGCCGATCAGCTTCAGGCGGCGATCCAGGCCGTGTTCCGATCGTGGCAGGCGCCCAAGGCACAGTCGTGGCGGGCGCTGCATGCGATCGCCGACAGCATGGGCACGGCGGTGACCGTGCAACAGATGGTGTTCGGCAATGCCGGCGGATTGTCGGGTGCCGGCGTCGGCTTCACCCGAGACCCCACCACCGGCATGCGGGGTCTCTGGGTCGATTTCCTGTTCAATGCGCAGGGCGAGGATGTCGTTGCCGGGCGCCGCTCGGCCGAGGGCCACGAGGCGCTGTCTGCTGCGGCACCGCATCTCTGGGCGGAACTCGTGGCCGCGGCTGCCCGGCTGGAACAGGCCTTCGGCGACATGCAGGACATCGAGTTCACCATCGAGGATGGCCGCCTGTTCCTGCTCCAGACCCGGGACGGCAAGCGTACGCCGCTTGCCGCGGCGCGCATCGCGCTCGACCTTCTGGACGAGGGGCTGATCGATACCCGCACCGCCCGCGACCGACTGCGGTCTCTCGATCGGGCGAGCCTCGCCGAGCGGGTGATCGCCACGGCCGACGGAGTGGCGGCGGAACCAATCGCCCGTGCCGCCAGCGCGTCGGCCGGTGTGGCGAGCGGACCGATCGCGCTCGACGAAACCCAGGTCGAGGCCGCCCGCGCCCGCGGCGACATCCCGATCCTGGTGCGCCGCGACGCCGAGACCAGAGACGTGGCAGCGCTCGATCGTGCTGCCGGGCTGCTCACCATGCGCGGCGCCCGAACCTCGCATGCGGCCGTGGTGGCACGGCAGTTGGGCAAGGTCTGTCTGGTCGGCTGTGGTGAGTTGATGATCGACGAGGCGTCGGGACGGGTCGTGATCGGCGGCCGGGTCTTCGGCACCGGCAGCCTGATCACGCTGGATGGCAATACCGGCGCAGTTCATGCCGGGGCTGTAGAGGTGGTGACCCGCGAGCCCGAAGATCTCCTGGCCCGCATCGCCACGACCCTAGCCGCGGACTGA
- a CDS encoding MFS transporter — translation MTTTSPTSPVFHGWFVVAAAFAVMFIGFGAAYSFSAFVDPLQGTFGASRGEVSLIFSLAGFLYFALGLITGPIADRWGARPITLAGMVFVGLGMVLAAQATSMTQVYIAYGLGVGLGVGCSYVPAIACVQRWFTRRRAFASGLAVAGIGVGTLVVPPAASLAIEALGWRTAWMVMGVAAIVFGAGMALLLEADPRHRGLAPDGGVAVTVQGSGPAPGMSVPQALRSPAFFQLYLSGTISAFGVFVPFVHLVPYAMDRGTAPATAALLLGVIGIGSTAGRFMLGGIADRLGRRTTLVCMYVGMGASLIIWAGFSGLWALGLFAFLYGVFYGGWVAVLPSVVMDAFGSRNVSGIIGILYTCVAVGTLVGPTAAGYIYDASGSYLLPILVAMAGNFAAAGVMAMGMRRGQ, via the coding sequence ATGACCACGACATCGCCCACATCCCCGGTCTTTCACGGTTGGTTCGTGGTGGCCGCAGCCTTCGCCGTGATGTTCATCGGCTTCGGAGCCGCTTACAGTTTCAGCGCATTCGTCGACCCGCTTCAGGGCACGTTCGGTGCCTCCCGCGGCGAGGTCTCTCTGATCTTCTCCCTGGCAGGCTTCCTGTACTTCGCCCTTGGCCTCATCACCGGTCCGATTGCCGACCGCTGGGGCGCCCGGCCGATCACCCTCGCCGGCATGGTTTTCGTGGGGCTGGGAATGGTCCTGGCGGCGCAGGCGACCAGCATGACCCAGGTCTATATCGCCTATGGGCTGGGGGTCGGTCTCGGGGTCGGATGCTCCTATGTTCCGGCGATCGCCTGCGTCCAGCGCTGGTTTACCCGCCGGCGTGCCTTCGCCTCCGGTCTTGCCGTGGCGGGCATCGGCGTCGGCACGCTGGTGGTTCCACCGGCCGCGTCGCTGGCGATCGAGGCCCTGGGCTGGCGCACCGCCTGGATGGTGATGGGTGTGGCGGCAATTGTTTTCGGTGCCGGCATGGCCCTGCTTCTTGAGGCCGATCCCCGTCATCGCGGCCTGGCACCGGATGGCGGGGTTGCCGTCACGGTTCAGGGAAGCGGCCCCGCGCCGGGCATGTCGGTTCCGCAAGCCTTGCGCTCGCCGGCCTTTTTCCAGCTCTATCTGTCGGGCACCATTTCGGCCTTCGGCGTCTTTGTGCCCTTCGTCCATCTGGTGCCCTATGCGATGGATCGCGGCACGGCACCGGCGACCGCGGCGCTGCTGCTGGGCGTGATCGGCATCGGCAGCACGGCCGGCCGCTTCATGCTGGGCGGGATCGCCGACCGGCTGGGGCGGCGGACGACGCTGGTCTGCATGTATGTCGGCATGGGTGCATCGCTGATCATCTGGGCCGGATTCTCCGGCCTGTGGGCGCTCGGCCTTTTCGCCTTCCTCTACGGCGTGTTCTACGGCGGCTGGGTGGCCGTACTGCCCTCGGTCGTGATGGACGCCTTCGGCAGTCGCAATGTCAGCGGCATCATCGGCATTCTCTACACCTGCGTGGCGGTGGGCACACTGGTCGGCCCCACGGCTGCCGGCTACATCTACGACGCGTCAGGCAGCTATCTGCTGCCGATCCTGGTGGCCATGGCGGGCAATTTCGCGGCGGCCGGCGTGATGGCGATGGGCATGCGGCGGGGGCAGTGA
- a CDS encoding F0F1 ATP synthase subunit C, translating into MTNWIEIVSILAAAMAVSFGAIGPALGEGRAVAAAMDAIARQPEAAPTLSRTLFVGLAMIETMAIYCLVIALLVLFANPFVG; encoded by the coding sequence ATGACCAACTGGATCGAGATCGTCAGCATCCTCGCCGCCGCGATGGCGGTGTCCTTCGGCGCCATCGGCCCGGCGCTCGGCGAAGGCCGGGCGGTGGCGGCCGCGATGGATGCCATCGCCCGCCAACCCGAGGCGGCACCCACCCTGTCGCGCACGCTGTTCGTCGGCCTGGCCATGATCGAGACCATGGCGATCTACTGTCTGGTGATCGCGCTGCTGGTGCTGTTCGCCAATCCCTTCGTCGGCTGA
- a CDS encoding ABC transporter permease produces MSLAGTPPLGRPGRPLWRDPLLWAAAALVIATLAMPAAEPLFRALYPDLPRPIYTRTDFLTLMLSHVGLVAASSVIICLVGIAVGIFVTRPAGRDFARLVDMATAVGQTFPPVAVLALAVPAVGYGPLPTLIALACYGVLPVVETTAAGLRALPPALKEAADGAGFGPTGRLLRIELPLAFPVMLAGIRTAVIINIGTATIGSTVGAVSLGSPIIEGLSGSNPAYVVQGAILVGLLAITTDLGFERLARLSSVRG; encoded by the coding sequence ATGAGCCTTGCCGGCACCCCGCCCCTCGGTCGCCCGGGCCGCCCGCTCTGGCGCGACCCGCTGCTCTGGGCCGCTGCGGCGCTGGTGATCGCGACGCTCGCCATGCCGGCGGCCGAACCCCTGTTCCGGGCGCTCTATCCCGACCTGCCCCGGCCGATCTACACCCGGACCGATTTCCTGACACTGATGCTCTCGCATGTCGGGCTGGTGGCGGCCTCGAGTGTGATCATCTGCCTGGTCGGCATCGCCGTCGGCATTTTCGTCACCCGGCCCGCCGGCCGTGATTTCGCCCGCCTGGTCGACATGGCGACGGCGGTGGGGCAGACCTTTCCGCCGGTTGCCGTGCTTGCCCTGGCCGTGCCGGCGGTGGGCTATGGTCCGCTGCCGACGCTGATTGCGCTTGCCTGTTACGGTGTGCTGCCGGTGGTCGAGACCACGGCAGCCGGCCTCCGCGCCCTGCCGCCGGCATTGAAGGAAGCTGCCGACGGTGCCGGTTTCGGCCCGACCGGCCGCCTGCTCCGCATCGAGCTGCCGCTTGCCTTCCCGGTGATGCTGGCGGGGATCCGGACGGCGGTGATCATTAACATCGGTACGGCCACGATCGGCTCGACCGTCGGCGCCGTCAGTCTGGGCTCACCGATCATCGAGGGGCTGTCGGGCTCCAACCCGGCCTATGTGGTCCAGGGGGCAATCCTGGTCGGACTGCTCGCCATCACCACAGACCTCGGCTTCGAACGCCTCGCCCGCCTGAGTTCAGTCCGCGGCTAG
- a CDS encoding TfoX/Sxy family protein, which produces MNSSTEAREQALEVAERLSPMGPVVVKRMFSGAGLSIDGVNFAFVIGGTLYFRVGDQSRAEYEAMGLEPFRYERPGRIVTVGSYYEAPDEVFDDDDALRDRARTAWQAALTAARKRPGGRPRASRRRKTA; this is translated from the coding sequence ATGAACAGCAGCACCGAAGCCCGTGAACAGGCGCTGGAGGTGGCGGAACGGCTGTCGCCCATGGGGCCGGTCGTCGTGAAACGTATGTTCAGCGGGGCAGGGCTGTCCATCGATGGGGTAAATTTCGCCTTTGTCATCGGCGGTACCCTCTATTTCAGGGTGGGTGACCAGAGTCGCGCCGAATATGAAGCCATGGGCCTGGAGCCGTTCCGCTATGAAAGACCGGGGCGAATCGTCACTGTCGGGTCCTATTACGAGGCGCCGGACGAGGTCTTCGACGATGATGACGCGCTTCGCGACCGTGCAAGGACGGCATGGCAGGCTGCCCTGACGGCCGCACGCAAGAGGCCGGGAGGCAGGCCCCGCGCGTCCCGGCGCCGGAAGACGGCGTGA
- a CDS encoding F0F1 ATP synthase subunit alpha, whose protein sequence is MTASDPIREAGTWLADGEARLDRARIGAAAESVGRVERMGDGIALVSGLPDIRLMELLDMGEGRRAFALTLDTGRIGAVMMDDGAGIAAGSPVRGTGQVVTVPVGPGLLGRVVDPLGRPLDGGGPVKATETLPVERPAPAIMDRDLVTEPVETGLLVVDALFALGRGQRELIVGDRATGKTAVAVDTIINQARSDMICVYVAVGQRASAVRRVIDAVKRFGAPERTVFVVAGAGAPAGLQWMAPFAGMTIAEAVRDAGGHALIVIDDLTRHAATHRELALLTHEPPGREAYPGDVFYLHSRLLERAAKLSPELGGGSLTALPIAETDAGNLSAYIPTNLISITDGQIVLDRGLFAADQRPAVDVGLSVSRVGGKTQTAALRGAVGRLRLDYAQFLELEMFTRFGRMTDTRVRDRIRRGEAIRAWLRQPRYAALRPIDEIGVLIGLSEGVFDGLSKDQVEAIRPRLAAHLDGHAPGAARIIAAGGKLDDTARAELVAALKDLVGHAVAPAATGTNG, encoded by the coding sequence ATGACCGCCAGTGACCCGATCCGGGAGGCCGGCACCTGGCTGGCTGATGGCGAGGCCCGGCTCGACCGCGCCAGGATCGGCGCAGCTGCCGAATCCGTCGGTCGGGTGGAGCGCATGGGCGATGGCATCGCCCTGGTCTCCGGCCTGCCCGATATCCGGTTGATGGAACTGCTCGATATGGGCGAGGGGCGGCGCGCTTTTGCGTTGACCCTCGATACCGGCCGGATCGGCGCGGTGATGATGGATGATGGTGCCGGCATCGCCGCCGGAAGTCCGGTGCGCGGCACCGGGCAGGTGGTGACGGTGCCGGTGGGCCCGGGCCTGCTCGGCCGGGTGGTCGACCCGCTTGGTCGCCCCCTCGACGGCGGCGGGCCGGTGAAGGCGACGGAAACCCTGCCGGTCGAGCGTCCGGCACCGGCGATCATGGATCGCGATCTGGTGACCGAACCGGTCGAAACCGGGCTTCTGGTGGTGGATGCGCTCTTCGCACTCGGCCGTGGCCAGCGGGAGTTGATCGTGGGGGACCGTGCCACCGGCAAGACGGCGGTGGCCGTCGATACGATCATCAATCAGGCCCGTAGCGACATGATCTGTGTCTATGTCGCAGTGGGCCAGCGCGCCTCGGCCGTGCGGCGGGTGATCGATGCGGTGAAGCGCTTCGGTGCGCCGGAACGCACGGTCTTCGTGGTTGCCGGGGCAGGGGCTCCGGCAGGGTTGCAATGGATGGCACCCTTCGCCGGCATGACCATTGCCGAGGCGGTGCGTGATGCCGGTGGCCACGCGCTGATCGTGATCGACGACCTCACCCGTCATGCCGCGACCCATCGCGAGCTTGCACTGCTGACCCACGAGCCCCCCGGCCGTGAAGCCTATCCGGGCGACGTTTTCTATCTGCATTCGCGCCTGCTGGAACGGGCGGCGAAGCTGTCGCCGGAACTGGGGGGTGGTTCGTTGACCGCACTGCCGATTGCCGAGACCGATGCCGGCAATCTTTCGGCCTATATCCCGACCAACCTGATCTCGATCACCGACGGCCAGATCGTGCTCGATCGGGGCCTGTTTGCGGCGGATCAGCGCCCGGCGGTCGATGTCGGCCTCTCGGTCAGCCGGGTGGGCGGCAAGACCCAGACCGCAGCGCTCCGCGGAGCGGTCGGCCGGCTGCGTCTGGACTATGCCCAGTTTCTGGAGCTGGAGATGTTCACCCGCTTCGGGCGCATGACCGACACCCGGGTGCGCGACCGCATCCGTCGCGGCGAGGCGATCCGGGCCTGGCTGCGCCAGCCGCGCTATGCGGCACTTCGCCCGATCGACGAGATCGGGGTGCTGATCGGCCTGTCTGAAGGGGTGTTCGACGGCCTGTCGAAGGATCAGGTGGAAGCCATCCGACCCAGGCTGGCTGCGCATCTCGACGGCCATGCGCCCGGCGCTGCGCGGATCATTGCGGCGGGTGGCAAGCTCGACGATACGGCGCGGGCAGAGCTGGTCGCGGCCCTGAAGGATCTGGTGGGCCATGCAGTGGCACCCGCCGCCACGGGAACGAACGGATGA